A DNA window from Paenibacillus andongensis contains the following coding sequences:
- a CDS encoding ABC transporter permease subunit: MHSLTANVWNETIKLASKKKTIFFLVVTLLLPVIAGLLLARFQNGIGIGAIASGDFPIVMLGLFTSIFLPLFVFMGAADVFAGEMGERTMKNTLTRPITRFKVFASKQIALGVYIALYLIAALLASILSALFFQHFGGGRTVITWFLAYGSAFVPLLVLSIAAVFLAQFFSSSSSALTVSILLYLAFKVAAFFIPQIATYSPTAYTDWHMLWIGSSMAIGKMSSIFMFLMACSILFFTAGYYLFDKKEI; encoded by the coding sequence ATGCATAGCTTAACCGCCAACGTTTGGAATGAAACGATCAAACTCGCATCGAAGAAAAAAACCATATTCTTCCTAGTTGTTACGCTGTTACTTCCGGTTATTGCAGGCTTATTGCTTGCACGCTTTCAAAACGGCATCGGCATTGGAGCCATTGCATCGGGTGATTTCCCTATCGTCATGCTCGGATTGTTTACGAGTATATTCCTGCCTTTGTTCGTGTTCATGGGAGCCGCGGATGTATTCGCTGGTGAAATGGGTGAACGCACGATGAAAAATACACTCACTCGGCCCATCACACGGTTTAAAGTTTTCGCATCTAAGCAAATTGCACTGGGCGTGTACATTGCGCTTTATTTAATCGCAGCCTTGCTGGCTTCGATCTTGTCTGCTTTATTTTTCCAACATTTCGGAGGCGGTCGCACAGTCATTACGTGGTTCCTTGCCTATGGCTCGGCGTTCGTTCCTTTGCTTGTGCTCAGTATTGCAGCCGTGTTTCTTGCGCAGTTTTTCTCAAGCAGCAGCTCCGCATTGACCGTGAGCATTCTTCTTTATTTGGCGTTTAAAGTAGCCGCTTTTTTCATACCGCAAATTGCAACTTACTCACCAACAGCCTACACAGATTGGCATATGCTCTGGATTGGCAGTTCGATGGCCATTGGCAAGATGAGCAGCATCTTTATGTTTTTGATGGCGTGTAGTATATTGTTTTTTACAGCAGGATATTATTTGTTTGATAAAAAGGAGATTTGA